A part of Streptococcus porcinus genomic DNA contains:
- the pepT gene encoding peptidase T — MLNNTLLERFLKYVKVNTRSNPESKTTPSTQSQVDFALNILKPEMEAIGLQNVHYIPENGYIVGTLPANASHLTRKIGFISHIDTADFNAENVNPQIIENYQGGAIALGESGYSLDPEAFSNLNNYLGQTLITTDGTTLLGSDDKSGIAEIMTAIEFLVANPKIEHCEIRVAFGPDEEIGVGADKFDVEDFNVDFAYTVDGGPLGELQFETFSAAGLDLTFLGRNVHPGTAKGQMINALQLAIDFHHQLPISERPELTDGYDGFYMLTEMSGSVEEAHSSYIIRDFDEASFQERKAKVQAIADKMNAELGAERVILTLYDQYYNMRKVIEKDMTPVELAKEVMEDLSIKPIIEPIRGGTDGSKISFMGIPTPNIFAGGENMHGRFEFVSLETMEKAVQVIVGIVQKP, encoded by the coding sequence ATGTTAAATAACACTCTTTTAGAACGTTTTTTGAAGTACGTTAAAGTTAATACACGCAGTAATCCTGAAAGTAAGACAACTCCCAGTACCCAAAGTCAAGTAGATTTTGCTTTGAACATTTTAAAGCCAGAAATGGAAGCAATAGGCTTGCAGAATGTTCACTATATCCCTGAAAATGGCTATATTGTGGGAACTTTACCGGCTAATGCTAGTCATTTAACCCGTAAAATTGGTTTCATTTCTCACATTGATACTGCTGATTTTAATGCTGAAAATGTTAATCCCCAAATTATTGAAAATTACCAAGGGGGAGCAATTGCTTTGGGTGAATCTGGTTATTCATTAGATCCTGAAGCATTTTCAAATCTGAATAATTATTTAGGCCAAACTCTCATTACAACGGATGGAACAACCTTACTTGGTTCAGATGATAAATCAGGAATAGCTGAAATAATGACAGCTATTGAGTTTTTAGTAGCTAATCCCAAAATAGAGCACTGTGAGATTCGTGTCGCTTTCGGTCCTGATGAGGAAATTGGAGTTGGTGCTGATAAATTTGATGTTGAAGATTTTAACGTTGATTTTGCCTACACTGTGGATGGAGGGCCTTTAGGAGAACTACAATTTGAAACCTTTAGCGCAGCCGGTCTGGATTTGACATTTTTAGGTCGAAATGTTCATCCTGGAACTGCAAAAGGTCAAATGATTAATGCTCTGCAGTTAGCCATAGACTTTCACCATCAGCTACCGATAAGTGAACGCCCAGAATTGACAGATGGATATGATGGTTTCTATATGCTGACTGAGATGTCAGGTAGTGTTGAAGAGGCGCATAGCTCGTATATTATTCGAGATTTCGATGAAGCTTCTTTCCAAGAGAGAAAAGCAAAAGTTCAAGCTATTGCGGACAAGATGAATGCCGAACTTGGTGCAGAGCGGGTTATCCTTACTCTTTATGATCAATATTACAACATGCGTAAAGTTATTGAAAAAGACATGACACCTGTTGAGTTAGCTAAAGAAGTGATGGAGGACTTATCTATAAAACCAATCATTGAGCCAATACGTGGTGGTACAGATGGATCAAAAATTTCCTTTATGGGTATCCCTACACCAAATATTTTTGCTGGTGGAGAAAATATGCATGGCCGTTTCGAATTTGTTAGCCTTGAAACTATGGAAAAAGCTGTTCAAGTTATTGTTGGTATCGTGCAAAAACCATAG
- a CDS encoding EbsA family protein — MIKIFGKIRYHWQPELSWSIIYWSIAISPIFIGLSLLYENTNIPRRVFILFFIFIVLVGIGLHRYFLIEEDGVLRIVSLRLLGPQRLAIADITKVEVTKSTVTICTSDKNYLFYMRKWPKKYFLDALVINPYFKGEVILVDNLINLDYFEYYKDEKKTLTLL, encoded by the coding sequence ATGATTAAAATTTTTGGTAAAATCCGATACCACTGGCAACCAGAATTATCATGGTCTATTATCTATTGGTCAATTGCGATTTCTCCCATTTTTATTGGATTATCGCTCCTTTATGAGAATACCAATATTCCTAGGCGTGTCTTTATCTTATTTTTCATATTTATCGTCTTAGTGGGAATTGGATTGCATCGTTATTTCCTAATTGAGGAAGATGGAGTTTTAAGAATTGTTTCGTTAAGACTTTTAGGGCCACAGAGATTAGCAATTGCTGATATCACTAAAGTTGAAGTCACTAAATCAACTGTGACTATTTGCACAAGTGATAAAAACTATCTCTTTTATATGCGTAAATGGCCTAAGAAATATTTTCTTGATGCTTTAGTTATTAATCCATACTTTAAAGGGGAAGTTATTCTTGTTGATAATTTGATTAATTTGGATTATTTTGAATACTATAAAGATGAAAAAAAGACACTTACTCTATT